Proteins from a single region of Nocardioides anomalus:
- a CDS encoding pyridine nucleotide-disulfide oxidoreductase, which translates to MPCRDPYGYALTTSPEAAAAYSRGLLDVLRLKSGSLPALASSLAHDPTFALGHAALALLGHELCANVDVQARLRDASLHAARGTERERSHVHAVVRHVAGDSEPLVAHLRAYPLDALLLSTAVPTIAFAGVTEVPEQAWSIVEGAAPAYGDDWWFTGLLAFIRQEQGRFDEAMALSCASLAVEPVAGHSAHARAHAHYETGDHAAGLAWMDSWVTGDGASIDSLSHFAWHAALHELSLGDTEAVRRRYDAQLSPEHGLGCRALVDTGSLLFRWALTPDATDVPGLEQVAALAGRGVLERPSTPFLAMHSAVTLLALGDRAGLDRLAAWAGRHDHPTQREVVAPLARALGRLAAGRAGEAADDLAALAGPSRRLGGSDAQREVLEETRIAALVRADRLDEARQLLDGRLDRRVSPRDRRWREQCQQALAAQLEQAQPA; encoded by the coding sequence ATGCCGTGTCGTGACCCCTACGGGTACGCCCTCACCACCTCGCCCGAGGCGGCTGCGGCGTACTCCCGGGGGCTGCTCGACGTACTGCGCCTCAAGAGCGGGTCACTGCCCGCGCTGGCCTCGTCGCTGGCGCACGACCCGACCTTCGCGCTGGGCCACGCGGCGCTGGCCCTGCTGGGCCACGAGCTGTGCGCGAACGTCGACGTGCAGGCCCGGCTGCGGGACGCCTCGCTGCACGCGGCGCGCGGCACCGAGCGCGAGCGCAGCCACGTGCACGCGGTGGTGCGCCACGTGGCCGGGGACTCCGAGCCGCTCGTCGCGCACCTGCGCGCGTACCCGCTGGACGCGCTGCTGCTGTCGACCGCGGTGCCGACCATCGCGTTCGCAGGGGTGACCGAGGTGCCGGAGCAGGCGTGGTCGATCGTCGAGGGCGCGGCGCCGGCGTACGGCGACGACTGGTGGTTCACGGGGCTGCTGGCCTTCATCCGGCAGGAGCAGGGCCGCTTCGACGAGGCGATGGCGCTCTCGTGCGCATCGCTGGCCGTCGAGCCGGTCGCGGGCCACTCGGCGCACGCCCGGGCGCACGCGCACTACGAGACCGGGGACCACGCCGCCGGGCTGGCGTGGATGGACTCCTGGGTCACCGGCGACGGCGCGTCCATCGACTCGCTCTCGCACTTCGCGTGGCACGCCGCGCTGCACGAGCTGTCGCTGGGCGACACCGAGGCGGTCCGGCGTCGGTACGACGCGCAGCTGAGTCCGGAGCACGGCCTCGGCTGCCGGGCCCTGGTCGACACCGGGTCGCTGCTGTTCCGGTGGGCGCTGACCCCGGACGCCACCGACGTCCCCGGCCTCGAACAGGTCGCGGCACTGGCCGGCCGGGGCGTGCTGGAGCGGCCCTCGACGCCGTTCCTGGCCATGCACAGCGCGGTGACGCTGCTGGCCCTCGGCGACCGGGCGGGCCTCGACCGCCTGGCCGCCTGGGCCGGCCGGCACGACCACCCGACCCAGCGCGAGGTGGTCGCGCCCCTCGCGCGCGCCCTCGGCCGACTCGCGGCCGGCCGGGCCGGAGAGGCCGCCGACGACCTGGCAGCCCTGGCCGGGCCGAGCCGGCGGCTGGGCGGCTCCGACGCCCAGCGGGAGGTCCTCGAGGAGACGCGGATCGCGGCGCTGGTGCGCGCCGACCGGCTCGACGAGGCGCGGCAGCTCCTCGACGGCCGGCTCGACCGGCGGGTCTCGCCGCGCGACCGGCGCTGGCGCGAGCAGTGCCAGCAGGCGCTCGCCGCCCAGCTGGAGCAGGCGCAGCCGGCCTGA
- the rapZ gene encoding RNase adapter RapZ — MTGAGRSTAAKELEDLGYFVVDNLPPGLIKDVIRLVDDSRGADTPVAVVTDVRSGAFFDSLAEHLAHGATGRHATLVFLEATDEVLVRRQEAARRPHPLQGDGRLLDGLQREREVLAGLRGDADLVIDTTSLNVHQLTDRIASEFGTPEKVRLKVSVVSFGFKYGIPVDTDYLADMRFLPNPHWIPDLRPRTGLDPEVADYVLRQDGAEEFVRRWVDLIAGVADGYLRQGKRFAQVAVGCTGGKHRSVTVTEEVVRRLGERGIEARAYHRDLGRE; from the coding sequence ATGACCGGCGCCGGTCGCAGCACGGCGGCCAAGGAGCTCGAGGACCTCGGCTACTTCGTCGTCGACAACCTGCCGCCCGGGCTCATCAAGGACGTCATCCGGCTGGTCGACGACAGCCGCGGTGCGGACACCCCCGTGGCGGTGGTGACCGACGTCCGCTCGGGCGCCTTCTTCGACTCCCTGGCCGAGCACCTCGCGCACGGCGCGACCGGCCGGCACGCCACCCTGGTCTTCCTCGAGGCCACCGACGAGGTGCTGGTCCGGCGCCAGGAGGCGGCCCGCCGCCCGCACCCGCTCCAGGGCGACGGCCGGCTGCTCGACGGCCTGCAGCGCGAGCGCGAGGTGCTCGCCGGGCTGCGCGGCGACGCCGACCTGGTCATCGACACGACCTCGCTCAACGTCCACCAGCTCACCGACCGGATCGCCTCCGAGTTCGGTACGCCGGAGAAGGTCCGGCTCAAGGTCAGCGTGGTGAGCTTCGGCTTCAAGTACGGCATCCCGGTCGACACCGACTACCTCGCCGACATGCGCTTCCTGCCCAACCCGCACTGGATCCCCGACCTGCGCCCGCGTACCGGCCTGGACCCCGAGGTGGCCGACTACGTGCTGCGCCAGGACGGCGCCGAGGAGTTCGTGCGGCGCTGGGTCGACCTCATCGCGGGCGTCGCCGACGGCTACCTGCGCCAGGGCAAGCGGTTCGCCCAGGTCGCGGTGGGCTGCACCGGCGGCAAGCACCGCAGCGTGACGGTGACCGAGGAGGTCGTGCGCCGGCTCGGCGAGCGCGGCATCGAGGCGCGCGCCTACCACCGCGACCTGGGGCGGGAGTGA
- a CDS encoding gluconeogenesis factor YvcK family protein, which yields MTPSAEDVLPDRAVAVVAFGGGHGLFASLSALRLLVDELVVDDLTAVVTVADNGGSSGRLRGEFGVLPPGDLRMALAALCGRNEWGVTWSRVLQHRFAGEGEMRDHVIGNLLIVGLWELLGDHVDALDYVGRLLGATGRVLPMALVPMDITAEVRGLVPEDPDALVAVRGQVEVASTDGIIESVALVPPDPPAAPKALKAIEAADWVVLGPGSWFTSVIPHLMVPALRHALVATDARVVVVLNLAAEDGETPGFGPADHLRVLAEHAPDLRVHTVLADLGTAADELADLESVVAAYGAHLVLEDVAEAPGTPRHDPLKLAAAYAKIIAGTA from the coding sequence GTGACGCCGTCCGCCGAGGACGTGCTGCCGGACCGCGCCGTCGCGGTGGTGGCCTTCGGCGGCGGGCACGGCCTGTTCGCCTCGCTCTCCGCGCTGCGGCTGCTCGTCGACGAGCTGGTCGTCGACGACCTGACCGCCGTGGTGACGGTCGCCGACAACGGCGGCTCGTCGGGGCGGCTGCGCGGCGAGTTCGGCGTCCTCCCGCCCGGGGACCTGCGGATGGCCCTGGCCGCGCTGTGCGGGCGCAACGAGTGGGGCGTGACGTGGTCGCGGGTGCTGCAGCACCGGTTCGCCGGCGAGGGCGAGATGCGCGACCACGTGATCGGCAACCTGCTGATCGTCGGGCTGTGGGAGCTGCTGGGCGACCACGTGGACGCGCTGGACTACGTCGGCCGGCTGCTCGGTGCGACCGGGCGGGTGCTGCCGATGGCGCTGGTGCCGATGGACATCACGGCCGAGGTGCGCGGGCTGGTGCCCGAGGACCCGGACGCCCTCGTCGCCGTGCGCGGGCAGGTCGAGGTGGCCAGCACCGACGGGATCATCGAGTCCGTCGCACTGGTCCCGCCGGACCCGCCCGCGGCGCCCAAGGCGCTCAAGGCCATCGAGGCCGCCGACTGGGTCGTGCTCGGGCCGGGGTCGTGGTTCACGTCCGTGATCCCGCACCTCATGGTGCCTGCGCTGCGGCACGCACTGGTGGCCACCGACGCCCGCGTCGTCGTGGTCCTCAACCTCGCGGCCGAGGACGGCGAGACGCCCGGCTTCGGTCCCGCCGACCACCTGCGCGTCCTCGCGGAGCACGCCCCCGACCTGCGCGTGCACACCGTGCTGGCCGACCTCGGCACCGCCGCCGACGAGCTCGCCGACCTCGAGTCGGTGGTCGCGGCGTACGGCGCGCACCTGGTCCTCGAGGACGTGGCCGAGGCCCCCGGGACGCCGCGCCACGACCCGCTCAAGCTGGCCGCGGCGTACGCCAAGATCATCGCCGGAACCGCCTAG
- the whiA gene encoding DNA-binding protein WhiA: MAMTAQVKSELASTSITKTCCRKAEVASMLRFAGGLHIVNGKIVVEAELDTGAAARRLRTDVAEVYGHESDVVMVQGNGIRKGSRYLVRITKQGEALARQTGLLDQRGRPVRGLPPAVVSGGGCDAVAAWRGAFLAHGSLTEPGRSSSLEVTCPGPEAALALVGVARRLGISAKAREVRGVDRVVMRDGDAIGQLLTRLGAHESLMAWEERRMRREVRATANRLANFDDANLRRSARAAVAAGARVDRALEILGDEIPDHLRQAGQLRLEHKQASLEELGQLHDPVLTKDAIAGRIRRLLAMADKRAEELGIPDTEASLTPEMLAEE, encoded by the coding sequence ATGGCGATGACGGCACAGGTCAAGAGCGAGCTCGCGAGCACCTCGATCACGAAGACCTGCTGCCGCAAGGCCGAGGTGGCCTCGATGCTCCGTTTCGCCGGGGGGCTGCACATCGTCAACGGCAAGATCGTGGTTGAGGCCGAGCTCGACACCGGTGCCGCCGCGCGCCGGCTGCGCACCGACGTGGCCGAGGTCTACGGCCACGAGTCCGACGTCGTGATGGTGCAGGGCAACGGCATCCGCAAGGGCAGCCGCTACCTCGTCCGCATCACCAAGCAGGGCGAGGCCCTGGCCCGCCAGACCGGCCTGCTCGACCAGCGCGGCCGCCCCGTCCGCGGCCTCCCGCCCGCCGTCGTCTCCGGCGGCGGCTGCGACGCCGTGGCCGCCTGGCGCGGTGCCTTCCTGGCCCACGGCTCCCTCACCGAGCCCGGCCGCTCCTCCTCCCTCGAGGTCACCTGCCCCGGTCCCGAGGCCGCCCTCGCCCTCGTCGGCGTCGCCCGCCGCCTCGGCATCTCCGCCAAGGCCCGCGAGGTCCGCGGCGTCGACCGCGTCGTCATGCGCGACGGCGACGCCATCGGCCAGCTCCTCACCCGCCTCGGCGCCCACGAGTCCCTCATGGCCTGGGAGGAACGCCGGATGCGCCGCGAGGTGCGCGCCACCGCCAACCGCCTGGCCAACTTCGACGACGCCAACCTGCGCCGCTCCGCCCGCGCCGCCGTCGCCGCCGGCGCCCGCGTCGACCGCGCCCTCGAGATCCTCGGCGACGAGATCCCCGACCACCTCCGCCAGGCCGGCCAGCTCCGCCTCGAGCACAAGCAGGCCTCCCTCGAGGAGCTCGGCCAGCTGCACGACCCCGTCCTGACCAAGGACGCCATCGCCGGCCGCATCCGCCGACTGCTGGCCATGGCGGACAAGCGCGCAGAAGAGCTGGGCATCCCGGACACCGAGGCGAGCCTCACCCCGGAGATGCTCGCCGAGGAGTGA
- the gap gene encoding type I glyceraldehyde-3-phosphate dehydrogenase yields the protein MTVRVGINGFGRIGRNFYRAVRVLQQQEGLDLEIVAVNDLTDPKALAPLLKFDSILGRLDVDVTAEDGLIKVGDSNVTVFSERDPGQLKWADAGVDVVVESTGFFTDATKARAHVDGGGAKKVIISAPASNDDITIVMGVNHEQYDPEAHTIISNASCTTNCLAPMAKALNDSIGITKGLMTTIHAYTADQNLQDNIHKDLRRARAAALNIVPTSTGAAKAIGLVLPELKGKLDGYALRVPTPTGSLTDLTFEAGKDTSVEEVNEAVKAAADGRYLRYSTDPLVSTDITTDPASCIFDAPLTKVIGNQVKVAGWYDNEWGYSNRLADLIKYVGESL from the coding sequence GTGACCGTACGCGTCGGCATCAACGGCTTCGGCCGGATCGGCCGCAACTTCTACCGCGCCGTCCGAGTCCTCCAGCAGCAGGAGGGGCTCGACCTCGAGATCGTCGCGGTCAACGACCTGACCGACCCCAAGGCGCTGGCGCCGCTGCTCAAGTTCGACTCGATCCTGGGTCGGCTCGACGTCGACGTGACGGCCGAGGACGGGCTGATCAAGGTCGGCGACTCCAACGTCACCGTCTTCTCCGAGCGGGACCCGGGTCAGCTCAAGTGGGCCGACGCGGGCGTCGACGTGGTGGTGGAGTCGACCGGCTTCTTCACCGACGCGACCAAGGCGCGGGCGCACGTGGACGGCGGTGGCGCCAAGAAGGTCATCATCTCTGCGCCGGCGAGCAACGACGACATCACCATCGTGATGGGCGTCAACCACGAGCAGTACGACCCCGAGGCGCACACGATCATCTCCAACGCCTCGTGCACGACCAACTGCCTGGCGCCGATGGCCAAGGCGCTCAACGACTCGATCGGCATCACCAAGGGCCTGATGACGACGATCCACGCCTACACCGCGGACCAGAACCTCCAGGACAACATCCACAAGGACCTGCGCCGCGCGCGGGCGGCGGCGCTCAACATCGTGCCGACGTCGACAGGCGCGGCCAAGGCCATCGGCCTGGTCCTGCCGGAGCTCAAGGGCAAGCTCGACGGCTACGCCCTGCGCGTGCCGACCCCGACCGGCTCGCTCACCGACCTCACGTTCGAGGCCGGCAAGGACACGAGCGTCGAGGAGGTCAACGAGGCGGTCAAGGCCGCCGCCGACGGCCGTTACCTGCGCTACTCCACCGACCCGCTGGTCTCCACCGACATCACCACCGACCCGGCGTCGTGCATCTTCGACGCGCCGCTGACCAAGGTCATCGGCAACCAGGTCAAGGTGGCCGGCTGGTACGACAACGAGTGGGGCTACTCCAACCGCCTCGCGGACCTCATCAAGTACGTCGGCGAGTCGCTCTAA